In the Gossypium raimondii isolate GPD5lz chromosome 9, ASM2569854v1, whole genome shotgun sequence genome, one interval contains:
- the LOC105797412 gene encoding uncharacterized protein LOC105797412, whose protein sequence is MAQTIRQLAEAPIEQSPLCIVYPTVDTDFELKSSLIQLLPTFHGLQNKNPHEHLKEFHMDCLSMKPQGVTEDQIKLRAFPFSVVDSANEWFFPTSRVAELRREIVGIRQKEAESLYDYWERFKKLCASCPQHGITEQSLLQYFYEGLKPMEINMVDVASGRALVNMTPQQARDLISTMAANSQQFRANTEPSRRAHQPSNSTLEDKVDRLTNMMNSFITEKAKTARLCEICATPDHATDACPSLYDDTMAHLDAVRNFPGPPQRQYDPHANTYNPRWRDHPNLSYGVNPRNNQSYQSQFPQQPQGSGNFLETMVNKLATNVLNFQQQTLHFQKKMKDFQQKTEASIKELTTSIEKLTSQGKLSSQTKPNPRQNANAVMLQSGKVLEPIPDKNLGK, encoded by the exons ATGGCTCAAACGATTCGGCAACTGGCTGAAGCTCCGATAGAACAATCGCCATTATGTATCGTATATCCTACTGTGGATACtgattttgagttgaagtcAAGTTTAATCCAGTTACTGCCAACTTTTCATGGGttgcaaaataaaaatcccCACGAGCATCTGAAAGAGTTTCATATGGATTGTCttagcatgaaacctcaggggGTAACTGAGGATCAGATTAAATTGCGTGCTTTCCCTTTCTCTGTAGTAGATTCCGCTAatgaatg GTTTTTTCCAACGTCTCGAGTAGCTGAGCTAAGAAGAGAGATCGTTGGAATAAGGCAAAAAGAAGCTGAGTCCCTTTACGATTATTGGGAGCGATTTAAGAAGTTGTGTGCAAGCTGCCCACAACATGGTATAACGGAGCAATCTCTCCtccaatatttttatgaagGTTTGAAGCCCATGGAGATAAATATGGTAGACGTTGCTAGTGGAAGAGCATTGGTCAATATGACTCCCCAACAAGCAAGAGACTTGATCTCCACGATGGCTGCAAATTCTCAGCAGTTTCGAGCCAATACTGAACCCTCTAGAAGGGCTCACCAGCCAAGTAATTCAACCTTAGAGGAtaaagttgatagacttactaataTGATGAACTCTTTTATTACAGAAAAAGCGAAGACAGCCCGGTTATGCGAAATATGTGCTACACCTGATCATGCAACTGATGCATGTCCCAGTTTATATGATGATACCATGGCCCATCTGGATGCTGTAAGAAATTTCCCTGGGCCGCCACAAAGGCAATATGACCCCCACGCTAATACCTACAACCCAAGGTGGAGGGACCATCCTAACTTAAGTTATGGGGTCAATCCACGAAATAACCAGTCATACCAAAGTCAGTTTCCACAACAGCCGCAAGGTTCAGGTAATTTTCTAGAAACCATGGTCAATAAGTTAGCAACTAATGTTCTTAATTTTCAACAGCAAACTCTTCATTTCCAAAAAAAGATGAAGGATTTCCAACAGAAAACTGAGGCGTCGATCAAAGAGTTGACCACATCGATCGAGAAATTAACCTCTCAAGGGAAGCTGTCGTCACAAACAAAACCAAACCCTagacaaaatgcaaatgcagtAATGTTGCAAAGTGGAAAGGTACTGGAACCAATTCCTGACAAGAATCTTGGCAAATAA